In one window of Lacticaseibacillus casei DSM 20011 = JCM 1134 = ATCC 393 DNA:
- the sfsA gene encoding DNA/RNA nuclease SfsA — MHYQNVSVGKLIRRVSRFTVEVALDGVTTPVHMNNTGRNKEILIPGSLASVRHVANTNRKTHYDLLAVQRQNRWINIDSLAPNHVAKECLETGTLTLPGLTLPYAVHPETTWRDSRLDFAGTAADGQPWFVETKGVTLANGSLAAFPDAPTTRALKHVHTLMMAQAEGYQAFLVFIVQLPDIQEMTIYRDRFPELVTAITNAKQAGVRVLAYDTVTGPDAITLGRKIAFDEQLPFTEIDLASL; from the coding sequence ATGCATTATCAAAACGTCAGCGTCGGCAAACTTATTCGCCGCGTTAGCCGTTTCACGGTCGAAGTTGCATTAGACGGCGTGACGACGCCTGTTCACATGAACAATACCGGCCGCAATAAGGAAATTCTGATTCCGGGCTCGCTTGCCAGTGTCCGCCATGTGGCCAACACCAACCGCAAGACGCACTACGATCTTTTAGCCGTTCAGCGGCAAAATCGTTGGATCAATATTGACAGTCTGGCGCCGAACCATGTTGCGAAGGAATGCTTGGAAACAGGAACCTTGACACTGCCGGGGTTGACGTTGCCGTATGCGGTTCATCCGGAAACAACCTGGCGCGATTCTCGGCTGGACTTTGCCGGCACAGCTGCAGATGGGCAGCCATGGTTTGTCGAAACCAAAGGCGTGACGTTAGCGAATGGCTCGTTAGCCGCATTTCCCGATGCCCCGACGACTCGCGCATTGAAGCATGTCCATACCTTGATGATGGCACAGGCAGAAGGCTACCAGGCGTTTTTGGTGTTCATCGTACAGTTGCCAGATATTCAGGAGATGACCATTTATCGGGATCGTTTTCCCGAGCTGGTCACCGCGATCACCAACGCTAAGCAAGCCGGCGTTCGGGTGTTGGCATATGATACGGTAACCGGTCCCGATGCCATTACGTTAGGACGCAAAATTGCCTTTGATGAACAGCTTCCGTTTACAGAAATCGACTTGGCGAGTTTGTGA
- a CDS encoding universal stress protein: MVTENDLTIESVHYNRLLLAVDDDDDDSSRKALNYACTVAKIYDIPLGIVSVLETGDLNIFQSLTPDDVDAAREKMAKNLNTYVEKARDFGVQKAQPIVAEGRPAAAILDEVIPAFKPDLVIMGSHVRRGRLRLGHVASEVARDASVSVIIVR; the protein is encoded by the coding sequence TTGGTTACTGAAAATGATTTAACGATTGAATCCGTGCATTATAATCGACTGCTACTGGCGGTCGATGATGATGACGACGACTCCTCGCGCAAGGCATTGAACTACGCCTGCACGGTCGCCAAGATTTACGATATTCCGCTGGGGATTGTTTCGGTTCTGGAAACCGGCGATTTGAATATTTTCCAGTCATTGACACCTGACGATGTTGATGCAGCACGGGAAAAGATGGCCAAAAACCTGAATACTTATGTTGAAAAGGCCCGCGACTTCGGCGTTCAAAAAGCGCAGCCAATTGTGGCAGAAGGTCGTCCAGCTGCTGCTATCCTTGATGAAGTGATTCCTGCTTTCAAGCCGGACCTGGTTATTATGGGTTCGCACGTGCGCCGTGGTCGGTTACGTCTCGGACACGTGGCAAGTGAAGTGGCACGTGATGCGTCGGTATCTGTCATTATCGTTCGCTAA
- a CDS encoding carboxylate--amine ligase — MKDAPSFTPILLGSDMNVYGMARSFHEMIGGAIDVYAREQLAPTRFSRIVNVHLIKQFDSDPTFIEKMREIAHLHAASAGRLLLIACGDTYAQLVSKHKDELSQWFICPYVDYDLLKRLNSKESFYQMCEEYHLPYPATKIVTKSMYESNATITAPFEFPVALKPTDSVEWLNIHFEGRKKAFTIHSQVELTNTIAKIYDNGYTSDLILQDFVPGDDSNMRTMNCYVDQYHHVKMMCLGHPLLEDPTPASIGNYVAIMPAFDQKLYDQIKDFLEAIKFTGFANFDMKYDHRDNTFKLFEINIRQGRSSFFVTLNGYNLASWPVRDYIVGDLKDAPTVFGNADRSKYKLWLGVPERVFKQYSADNEAKREALQLIKEKRYGTTVFYKPDMTFKRWILLKYMFHNYVGRFKQYFSENKGNV, encoded by the coding sequence ATGAAAGATGCACCCAGTTTTACCCCCATTCTGCTTGGCAGTGATATGAACGTGTACGGGATGGCGCGTTCGTTCCACGAGATGATCGGCGGCGCAATTGATGTTTATGCCCGTGAACAGCTTGCGCCGACGCGTTTTTCGCGTATCGTGAATGTCCATCTGATTAAGCAGTTTGATTCTGATCCCACGTTCATCGAAAAAATGCGTGAAATCGCCCATCTGCATGCGGCTTCGGCTGGTCGACTACTCTTGATTGCATGCGGCGATACATATGCGCAACTGGTATCCAAACATAAAGATGAATTGAGTCAGTGGTTCATCTGCCCTTATGTTGACTATGATTTGCTGAAGCGTCTGAATAGCAAAGAAAGCTTCTATCAGATGTGTGAGGAATACCATCTGCCATATCCGGCGACCAAAATTGTCACCAAGTCGATGTACGAAAGCAACGCCACCATCACCGCACCGTTTGAATTTCCGGTGGCGCTTAAACCGACTGATTCGGTGGAATGGTTGAATATCCATTTTGAAGGGCGCAAGAAGGCGTTCACGATTCACTCACAGGTTGAGCTGACCAATACGATTGCCAAAATTTACGACAATGGCTACACTTCCGATCTGATCTTGCAGGATTTTGTTCCCGGCGATGATAGCAACATGCGCACCATGAACTGTTATGTGGATCAATATCATCACGTTAAAATGATGTGTTTGGGCCACCCGTTGCTGGAAGATCCGACGCCGGCTTCAATCGGTAATTATGTCGCCATTATGCCGGCGTTTGATCAGAAGCTGTACGATCAAATCAAGGATTTCTTGGAGGCCATCAAGTTTACCGGTTTTGCCAACTTCGATATGAAATATGATCACCGCGACAACACCTTTAAGTTGTTTGAAATCAACATCCGCCAGGGACGCAGCAGTTTCTTTGTCACGTTAAATGGCTACAATCTTGCCAGCTGGCCGGTTCGTGATTATATCGTCGGCGATCTCAAGGATGCTCCAACAGTTTTCGGTAATGCTGACCGCAGCAAATACAAGCTATGGCTGGGCGTGCCGGAGCGGGTCTTCAAGCAATATTCCGCCGATAATGAAGCCAAGCGGGAAGCATTGCAGCTTATCAAAGAAAAGCGTTACGGGACGACGGTCTTTTACAAGCCGGATATGACCTTCAAGCGTTGGATATTGCTTAAGTACATGTTTCACAATTATGTCGGCCGGTTTAAGCAGTATTTTTCGGAAAACAAAGGTAATGTGTGA
- a CDS encoding type II toxin-antitoxin system HicB family antitoxin, translating to MKKEPIKSPVLVYPTIFTEFNDEDGHYFTVTSPNIKGMVTEGTTREEAATEAVDAIATMLDGEPYPPVQDPSNWSLAANQSIVYITIDMAQLK from the coding sequence ATGAAAAAAGAGCCTATCAAATCACCGGTTCTAGTTTATCCAACCATTTTCACCGAATTTAATGATGAAGACGGCCATTACTTTACAGTCACCAGTCCAAATATTAAAGGAATGGTGACTGAAGGAACAACGCGTGAAGAAGCGGCCACAGAGGCTGTGGATGCCATCGCAACCATGCTGGATGGTGAACCTTATCCACCAGTTCAGGATCCGTCGAATTGGTCGTTGGCAGCTAATCAGAGCATTGTGTACATCACGATCGATATGGCGCAGCTGAAATAG
- a CDS encoding Fic family protein, whose amino-acid sequence MKYFDYESLNALVVTPAIVAKMNQIYELRGQQQDGLQKSRVALERLVNIAKVESTDASNRIEGVYTSDTRLRELVNKKTTPHNRSEAEISGYRDVLELIHEHYQDIPITSNSILGLHKQLFNYTESIWGGHYKDINNTIVNHYKDGSQGVRFTPPPAHMTPELVDSLCHAYNQAIHAGVLSPLLLTGAFVFDFVSIHPFRDGNGRMSRLLMLLTLYQNNFLVGKFVSIEQLIEHTKSAYYERLQQSSTDWMTNGNSYAPFLDYFLSIILQAYRDLNERINITQPQAKSAAELVLNALQRELRPLSKRDLLSLVPEYSQRSIERALLELQNKQQIEKIGRGRATRYRLV is encoded by the coding sequence ATGAAATATTTTGACTATGAAAGCCTCAATGCACTGGTGGTCACCCCTGCCATCGTGGCTAAAATGAATCAGATTTATGAGTTGCGCGGACAACAACAGGACGGCTTACAGAAGAGTCGGGTTGCTTTAGAAAGATTGGTCAACATTGCCAAAGTTGAAAGCACCGATGCGTCCAACCGAATTGAAGGAGTTTATACCAGTGACACGCGTTTACGGGAACTGGTGAACAAAAAGACGACGCCCCACAATCGTAGTGAGGCGGAGATTTCCGGATATCGTGATGTTTTAGAGTTGATCCATGAGCACTATCAAGACATTCCTATTACTAGCAATTCAATCCTTGGCTTACACAAACAGCTATTTAATTACACTGAAAGTATATGGGGTGGTCATTACAAAGACATCAATAACACCATTGTCAATCACTATAAAGATGGAAGTCAGGGTGTCAGATTCACCCCACCACCGGCGCACATGACGCCTGAGTTGGTCGATTCGTTGTGCCATGCCTACAATCAGGCGATCCATGCCGGCGTTTTATCGCCATTATTGCTGACCGGCGCATTTGTTTTTGACTTTGTATCCATTCACCCGTTCAGAGATGGCAATGGTCGCATGTCGCGGCTTTTAATGCTGCTGACGTTATACCAAAATAACTTTTTGGTAGGAAAATTCGTTAGTATTGAACAACTTATCGAACACACAAAATCTGCTTATTACGAGCGGCTCCAACAAAGTTCAACCGATTGGATGACGAATGGTAATTCATACGCACCATTCCTTGATTACTTCTTGAGCATTATTTTGCAGGCTTATCGTGATTTGAATGAGCGCATCAACATCACACAACCTCAAGCTAAGTCGGCAGCAGAATTGGTTTTAAATGCGTTGCAGAGAGAATTACGGCCACTGAGCAAGCGTGATTTATTATCGCTTGTGCCAGAATACAGTCAGCGTTCAATCGAACGGGCCCTTCTCGAACTACAAAATAAACAGCAGATCGAGAAAATCGGCAGAGGGCGAGCAACAAGATATCGTCTCGTTTGA
- the thrB gene encoding homoserine kinase: MIRVSVPATTANLGVGYDVLGMALDLKSRFTFEPSTQKLEIIGDGDAFANPENLIYRAFVTFANAIRQPVPNLRITVDSDVPSARGLGSSATCVVGGLAAANAWFHADWDEAALLKLATQLEGHPDNAAPAIYGQVCATVLAGNEPIVRQYPVSQQLHFVTLIPPYAVSTEEARNILPATMSYADAAYQMGRCVLMTRALVDGDLSLLRQVAQDRMHEPYRATLIPDYQAAREETAAHDGILLISGSGSTMLAIVGDAAGAEQLQKAAAQRWPEWQVRIVTPSEQGVQVVKTGELSKKVEH, encoded by the coding sequence ATGATTCGCGTGTCCGTTCCGGCAACAACGGCTAATTTAGGCGTTGGTTACGATGTGTTGGGCATGGCCCTTGATCTCAAATCTCGGTTCACTTTTGAGCCGAGCACCCAAAAGCTTGAGATCATCGGTGACGGGGATGCTTTCGCTAACCCGGAAAATTTAATTTATCGCGCCTTTGTCACGTTTGCGAATGCGATTCGTCAACCGGTTCCCAACTTACGCATCACCGTTGACTCGGATGTTCCCAGTGCGCGTGGATTGGGTAGTTCGGCGACGTGTGTGGTCGGTGGCCTCGCTGCGGCGAATGCCTGGTTTCATGCCGACTGGGATGAAGCCGCCCTTTTGAAGTTGGCCACTCAGCTGGAAGGACACCCGGATAATGCGGCGCCTGCCATTTATGGACAGGTCTGTGCGACTGTTTTGGCGGGTAATGAACCGATTGTCCGGCAGTACCCCGTCAGCCAACAGCTGCATTTTGTTACCTTGATTCCGCCATACGCGGTTAGCACCGAAGAAGCACGCAATATTTTGCCGGCAACCATGAGTTATGCGGATGCGGCTTATCAAATGGGCCGCTGCGTTTTGATGACCCGTGCATTGGTGGATGGTGATTTATCGCTGTTACGCCAGGTGGCTCAGGATCGGATGCACGAGCCGTATCGCGCGACGTTGATTCCGGATTATCAGGCAGCGCGCGAGGAAACGGCCGCACACGACGGGATCTTATTGATTTCCGGTTCGGGATCGACCATGCTGGCCATTGTTGGCGATGCCGCCGGAGCCGAACAACTACAAAAGGCAGCCGCACAACGGTGGCCGGAATGGCAAGTGCGGATCGTGACGCCAAGTGAACAAGGTGTACAGGTGGTAAAAACGGGGGAACTTTCAAAAAAAGTCGAGCATTGA
- the thrC gene encoding threonine synthase has protein sequence MRYTSTRDQRITKTSQQAIKQGISEEGGLFVLPHLTDYRIALQDLLGADYETIAQHVLMTLLPDFNTASLKKAIHLAYRQNFSDERITPIRNVGDFHVLELFHGPTSAFKDVGLQLLPQLMRLALDPEDRIMILAATSGDTGTAALQGFKNVPQTGISVFYPDHGVSPIQEQQMLTTTGRNTRVFPIAGNFDQAQSAVKALFTDTGFAARLQAEQVTLSAANSINIGRLIPQVVYYFAAYLQLVNSHAIQLGEPVNFTVPTGNFGDVLAGFYAKALGLPIHKLIAAANANREIADFLDTGIYDRNRPFLKTVAPSMDIQISSNLERLLYYKSGEDSAYVAMLMKDLAKTGRYRVRSDVLAAIQADFAGGFATDEQVAEAIATVWQQDGYLMDPHTAVGYSVMQQYRDTGDTTPNVLLATASPYKFPRAVTKALDLPISGDDFSLMTQLQQVSGVAIPANLARLATMTPQPKHVVAPAAMGAAILNAAKEVFDDDSRVRSGNNG, from the coding sequence ATGCGATACACGAGCACACGGGATCAACGAATAACCAAAACCAGCCAGCAAGCCATTAAGCAAGGTATTTCCGAAGAAGGCGGCTTATTCGTTTTGCCGCATTTAACGGATTATCGGATTGCGCTTCAGGATTTACTGGGAGCAGATTATGAAACGATCGCTCAGCATGTTCTCATGACCCTGTTGCCTGATTTTAACACTGCTTCATTGAAAAAAGCGATCCATTTAGCATATCGACAAAATTTTTCCGATGAACGCATCACGCCGATTCGGAATGTCGGTGATTTTCACGTGCTTGAATTATTTCACGGTCCGACCAGTGCTTTCAAAGACGTGGGGCTGCAATTATTGCCGCAATTGATGCGGTTAGCTCTGGATCCGGAAGATCGCATTATGATTCTGGCGGCGACCAGTGGCGATACCGGCACCGCGGCCCTGCAGGGATTCAAAAATGTGCCGCAAACCGGCATTTCGGTTTTTTATCCCGATCATGGGGTTAGCCCGATTCAGGAGCAGCAGATGCTGACAACAACTGGTAGGAATACGCGGGTGTTCCCGATTGCCGGTAACTTTGACCAAGCGCAGAGTGCGGTCAAAGCGTTGTTTACCGATACGGGTTTTGCAGCACGCTTGCAGGCAGAACAGGTTACGCTGTCGGCGGCGAATTCAATTAACATTGGCCGGCTGATTCCACAGGTGGTTTATTATTTTGCCGCTTATCTGCAACTGGTCAACAGCCATGCAATCCAGTTAGGGGAACCGGTTAATTTCACGGTGCCGACCGGAAACTTTGGCGATGTACTGGCTGGTTTTTATGCCAAGGCACTGGGCTTGCCGATTCATAAACTGATTGCTGCGGCTAATGCAAATCGCGAGATCGCGGATTTTCTTGATACTGGCATCTATGATCGCAATCGGCCGTTTTTAAAAACCGTTGCCCCAAGTATGGATATTCAGATTTCAAGTAATCTGGAACGCCTGCTATATTATAAGAGCGGCGAAGATAGTGCCTACGTGGCCATGCTAATGAAAGATCTGGCGAAAACAGGACGCTATCGAGTCCGTTCTGATGTGCTGGCGGCGATTCAAGCTGATTTTGCCGGTGGTTTTGCGACTGACGAACAAGTAGCAGAGGCGATTGCCACAGTCTGGCAGCAAGATGGCTACTTAATGGATCCACACACAGCAGTCGGTTACAGTGTGATGCAACAATATCGGGATACGGGTGATACCACGCCGAATGTTTTGTTGGCCACAGCGAGTCCTTACAAGTTCCCGCGTGCGGTAACTAAGGCACTTGACTTGCCGATTTCAGGCGACGATTTTTCGTTGATGACGCAACTACAACAGGTGAGTGGCGTTGCGATTCCAGCAAATCTGGCCCGTCTGGCAACGATGACGCCTCAACCGAAACACGTGGTTGCACCAGCAGCAATGGGCGCCGCCATTCTCAATGCGGCAAAGGAGGTTTTCGATGATGATTCGCGTGTCCGTTCCGGCAACAACGGCTAA
- a CDS encoding homoserine dehydrogenase, protein MNIAILGFGTVGSGVYDIVANGDRRMRVTAIFIRPTHPATMPEMTTDFDAILADPSIDVVVEAIGGLHPAHDYILRALRHGKHVVTANKAVVARYLPEFIATAEAHNVRFYFEATTGGGIPWIRNLERAARIDQVDTIEGIFNGTSNYILDQMQRAHLDFDPVLLAAKDMGYAEADPSADIDGDDIVNKLKISAALAYNMVPPRDVPKFGIRHVIKADIDFFAKHHQVLRLIGKSKRIGDHYSMVVEPRLYPATALAANTFENFNLIRLHGQTIGDLQFYGQGAGKYPTANAIVQDLFDILEKVTHLKRDFKQTLQFDSDLSVADYLLRADPLTFAMFNDKQTEVIDHRLLIKQIPVGEMHRLMRGVLAIDAHAFMAAIGDSELVARDVKQQLDQEVIG, encoded by the coding sequence ATGAATATTGCCATCTTAGGTTTTGGTACTGTCGGTAGCGGCGTTTACGATATTGTTGCGAATGGTGATCGCCGAATGCGGGTCACTGCGATTTTTATTCGCCCAACCCACCCTGCCACCATGCCTGAGATGACAACTGATTTCGATGCCATTCTTGCGGATCCTTCTATCGATGTGGTGGTGGAGGCAATCGGCGGGCTGCATCCCGCTCACGATTATATTCTCCGGGCCTTGCGCCATGGCAAGCATGTCGTCACCGCCAATAAAGCGGTTGTGGCCCGTTATCTGCCTGAATTTATTGCGACCGCGGAAGCACACAATGTTCGGTTTTATTTTGAAGCAACGACTGGCGGTGGCATTCCCTGGATCCGTAATCTGGAACGGGCCGCGCGGATTGATCAGGTCGATACAATCGAAGGCATCTTTAATGGCACCAGCAATTACATTTTAGACCAGATGCAACGTGCCCACCTGGATTTCGATCCTGTCCTGCTGGCGGCTAAGGATATGGGCTATGCCGAAGCCGACCCGAGTGCCGACATTGACGGCGATGACATTGTCAACAAGCTCAAAATCTCTGCGGCTTTGGCCTACAATATGGTACCGCCGCGTGATGTGCCTAAGTTTGGCATCCGGCACGTCATCAAAGCCGACATCGACTTTTTCGCCAAACACCACCAAGTGCTGCGCTTAATCGGTAAAAGCAAACGAATCGGTGATCATTACAGTATGGTCGTTGAGCCGCGGCTTTATCCAGCCACCGCTTTAGCTGCAAATACTTTTGAAAACTTCAACCTCATTCGCCTGCATGGCCAAACCATTGGCGATTTACAGTTCTATGGCCAAGGCGCCGGCAAATACCCGACGGCCAACGCGATTGTTCAGGATCTTTTCGATATTCTGGAAAAGGTCACCCATCTAAAACGCGACTTCAAGCAAACCTTACAATTTGATTCTGACCTCAGTGTTGCCGATTATCTGTTACGGGCTGATCCGCTAACCTTTGCGATGTTTAACGACAAGCAAACTGAAGTGATCGATCACCGGCTGCTGATTAAACAAATCCCGGTCGGCGAAATGCATCGACTCATGCGCGGCGTTTTGGCAATTGATGCCCATGCATTCATGGCGGCGATTGGCGACAGCGAACTCGTCGCGCGCGATGTCAAACAGCAATTGGATCAGGAGGTCATCGGATGA
- a CDS encoding aspartate kinase: protein MKVAKFGGSSVATADQFQKVKAIIDQDPQRQLVVVSAAGKYGPATQKLTDILYLIADGIEAGRNVTQMFAQVEARLEAINHALQLHVPLIKLMNTIRHRLATHYSRDYLVSRGEFLTARLMAAYLGYTFVDAADLFFFDQNGAIDEAKTQAAYRQLPKHHGLVIPGFYGQNQAGHVQLMPRGGSDISGAWLARLAQADLYENWTDVSGIKMADPRIIKDADSIDVMSYDELRELTYMGFSVFQEEAVQPVRECKIPTRILNTNAPQDPGTLIIHDDDPSDELRIITGIAGRKHYLVITIRQYQLALHLEVIQRALGVIAAHHLVVDYLPTGIDSFSLLIREPRHQISVRELTAAIKTTCQPDKLEVTENVALIAMVSRQLRKRPAIAGKVLAYLDDNLLNVQLVSQTNDDINLLIGVNDKDYDKAVRVIYSSIHQNFHRPAPYIEGIA from the coding sequence ATGAAAGTCGCAAAATTTGGCGGCAGTTCCGTTGCCACCGCCGATCAATTTCAAAAAGTCAAAGCCATTATCGATCAGGATCCCCAGCGTCAGCTTGTGGTCGTCAGCGCCGCCGGTAAATATGGCCCGGCCACCCAAAAACTCACAGACATCCTCTATCTCATTGCAGACGGCATCGAAGCCGGCCGCAATGTGACGCAGATGTTTGCTCAGGTAGAGGCCAGATTGGAAGCCATCAATCACGCATTACAGTTACACGTGCCTTTAATCAAGTTAATGAACACGATCCGTCATCGGCTTGCCACGCATTATTCGCGCGATTATCTGGTATCCCGCGGCGAATTTTTAACTGCTCGGCTGATGGCAGCGTATCTGGGCTACACCTTCGTGGATGCCGCCGACTTGTTCTTTTTTGATCAAAACGGCGCCATTGATGAGGCCAAAACCCAGGCAGCCTATCGCCAGCTTCCTAAGCATCACGGCTTGGTCATCCCCGGATTTTACGGACAGAATCAAGCCGGGCATGTTCAACTCATGCCCCGTGGCGGATCGGATATCTCCGGCGCATGGTTAGCACGGTTGGCTCAGGCAGATTTATATGAAAACTGGACTGATGTGTCTGGCATTAAAATGGCGGATCCGCGCATTATCAAGGATGCCGACAGTATTGACGTGATGAGCTATGATGAGTTGCGCGAATTGACCTATATGGGCTTTAGCGTGTTTCAGGAAGAAGCCGTCCAGCCGGTTCGTGAATGTAAAATTCCAACTCGCATTCTCAATACCAATGCACCCCAGGATCCGGGAACGTTGATCATTCATGATGACGACCCCAGCGACGAGCTGCGCATTATCACCGGCATTGCTGGGCGAAAACATTATCTCGTCATTACTATTCGTCAATACCAGCTTGCTTTACACTTGGAAGTCATTCAACGCGCATTGGGCGTCATTGCTGCCCATCATCTAGTCGTTGACTACCTGCCAACCGGCATCGACAGCTTCAGCTTGTTGATTCGAGAACCCCGCCACCAAATCTCGGTTCGTGAGTTAACGGCAGCAATTAAAACCACCTGTCAACCGGATAAACTGGAAGTCACTGAAAATGTCGCCTTAATTGCGATGGTTTCCCGTCAATTGCGAAAACGACCGGCGATTGCGGGCAAAGTGCTTGCGTATTTGGATGACAACCTGTTAAATGTCCAGTTGGTCAGTCAAACCAACGACGATATCAACTTACTGATCGGCGTCAACGACAAAGACTATGATAAAGCCGTTCGCGTCATTTACAGCAGTATTCACCAGAATTTCCACCGCCCAGCACCTTATATTGAAGGCATTGCTTGA
- a CDS encoding helix-turn-helix domain-containing protein, producing MPRSKHTAQEKLLILEEFRHSNISISSFSRQHGLGDRTLQRWQARYERDGIKGLEEARKNQHYTKEQKLEAVLAYLSGEGSLAEVTMQFGLRSSTQLQRWIAMYNRDHQSLTASPSRKQVPTMSRTTTFEERIKVVEYVTKGKHSYTEAAAHFDVSYQQARSWVIKAREGGYETLVDNRGHHKDKRDLTELDKAKLRIRQLEAELKDKELVEAFVKKLLEIQHKE from the coding sequence ATGCCCAGATCTAAGCATACAGCTCAAGAAAAGTTACTCATATTGGAGGAGTTCAGACATTCGAATATAAGTATCAGTAGTTTCTCCCGTCAACACGGTCTTGGTGATCGCACATTACAACGTTGGCAGGCGCGCTATGAACGCGATGGGATTAAGGGATTAGAGGAAGCTCGAAAGAATCAACATTATACCAAGGAACAAAAGCTTGAAGCAGTACTTGCTTATCTCAGTGGTGAAGGGTCATTAGCCGAAGTCACGATGCAATTTGGTCTGCGCTCATCAACACAATTGCAAAGATGGATAGCCATGTATAATAGGGATCATCAATCTTTGACGGCTTCACCGTCTAGAAAGCAGGTCCCCACCATGAGTCGTACAACCACCTTCGAAGAACGCATTAAAGTCGTTGAATATGTCACTAAGGGTAAGCACTCCTATACTGAAGCGGCAGCCCATTTTGATGTGTCTTATCAACAGGCACGGTCTTGGGTGATCAAGGCTCGCGAAGGCGGTTATGAGACGCTGGTAGATAACCGTGGTCACCACAAAGACAAGCGTGATCTAACCGAATTAGACAAGGCCAAACTGCGCATTCGTCAACTAGAAGCTGAGCTCAAGGACAAAGAGCTAGTGGAGGCCTTTGTAAAAAAATTACTGGAAATCCAGCACAAGGAGTGA
- a CDS encoding IS3 family transposase: protein MIKQHRQAYRAIEEVSQGQHGAVTKLLDVIGISRQAYYKGLRREETVWEVHDRRLKERTQYWFDFHRQGIGAGNLLINLQQDELIDFPITIKQVRRVMRELDIRCQIRQKRHSRVKQSEQYLQDNVLNQCFYVERPNQVWLADSTELKYGINGEYKMRLSGVLDLYGRNLLAYNLSATETTAAEIQVFQRAFTRAGNVHPLIHTDRGSAYTSKAFNRYLNQFEVTRSMSRPGTPYDNAPIERWWNEFKLRWMDRHPMAKTYKEFVKLVEDGIHYFNHDNRSGQRDGLTPEEYWNKAI from the coding sequence GTGATCAAACAACACCGACAAGCTTACCGTGCCATCGAAGAAGTTAGTCAAGGCCAACATGGCGCTGTCACAAAGTTATTGGACGTTATTGGCATCAGCCGTCAAGCTTATTACAAAGGCTTAAGGCGGGAGGAAACAGTGTGGGAGGTCCACGATCGGCGGCTTAAGGAGCGGACTCAATATTGGTTTGATTTTCATCGCCAAGGCATTGGTGCTGGGAATCTTCTGATCAACTTACAACAAGATGAGCTGATTGACTTTCCGATCACGATCAAACAAGTTCGTCGCGTCATGCGCGAGCTTGACATTCGATGTCAGATCCGCCAAAAACGGCATAGTCGCGTCAAGCAATCTGAACAGTACCTGCAAGACAATGTGCTCAATCAATGTTTCTACGTGGAACGCCCTAATCAAGTCTGGCTAGCCGACTCAACCGAGTTGAAATACGGTATCAACGGCGAGTACAAGATGCGCCTCAGTGGCGTTCTTGACCTCTATGGCCGCAATCTGTTGGCTTACAACCTGAGTGCAACCGAAACAACCGCTGCCGAGATTCAGGTCTTCCAGCGCGCTTTCACTCGCGCTGGCAACGTCCATCCGCTCATTCATACTGATCGTGGTTCCGCCTATACATCCAAGGCATTCAACCGCTACCTCAACCAATTTGAAGTCACACGAAGTATGTCACGGCCGGGAACGCCCTATGACAACGCACCGATAGAGCGCTGGTGGAACGAGTTTAAACTGCGGTGGATGGATCGTCATCCAATGGCAAAGACTTACAAGGAATTCGTCAAGCTCGTTGAAGACGGGATCCACTA